AGGCGTCAAGAACCCTTGACGAGCAGGGCCTGTCCGTGGACATAAGGCACATAATGCTGGTCGCGGATCTTATGACAAATGATGGAGACGTAAAGGCCATCGGAAGACACGGTATATCCGGCAGGAAGTCAAGCGTACTGGCGAGGGCGGCCTTCGAGATCACGGCAGCGCACCTTCTACATGCTGCCCTCACCGGCGAGATCGACCATCTGGATGGGGTTGCAGAAAATATTATAGTAGGTCAACCGGTTACACTCGGAACAGGAGCCGTAAACCTCGTGTACACGCCCACCAAGAGGGGGCAATGAAATGATAGATATTGGAAGGGCTTTGAAGATAGCTGATTCCACCGGGACGGTGGTATTCGGAGAGAGGGAGACTGAGAAAGCTGTTAGGTCTGGAGAGGCCCAGCTGGTCATCATTGCTAGCAATTACAAGAATGATTTCCTCACATCCGGCGAGCACGAAGTGAAAATGCACAGGTACAAGGGCAACAACATGGAATTGGGCGCCCTCTGCGGGAAGCCTTTCTCCGTTTCGGCACTTGCAATATTGGACAAAGGCTCCTCCAACATTCTTTCCCTGGGATAATATGCCAGACATTACTTTCACCGCGGAAACCCTGAGGTACATCTCACTGTTCGAGAGTGTGACCAAGACCAGGGTCAAGGATTGCTTGGAAGCCGAAGATAAACTGGTGTTCGTAGTCGAACCGGGACAGGCCAACCGGGCCGTAGGTAAGGCCGGTGAGAACGTTATCCGGCTGAAGAACACCACTGGAAAGAACATCCAGGTGATCGAGTACTCTGACGAGCCGGAGAAGTTCATCAGGAACGTGTTCTACTCCTACGGAGTGCAGAAGGTGGAGATCGAGAGCCGGGGAAACATCGTCCACGCAACCGTGACGGTGGATCCCAAGGTCAAGGGACGGGCCATCGGCAAGAACGGCCGTAACCTCAAGATCGCCAGGGACGTCGTCAACAGACACCACGACATCCAGAGCATCAGCGTGGCCTAGAACGAGCGGAATCGTTCAAAGGCTCTCTTTCCACCTCTAACCTATCGGCAGTGGGGTATTCCTCCACCAGAAATGCCGGTAGCTTCAGCTCCTGAGCTATCTCCTCGAGGACCCAAGGAGCCACTTCTACCCTTCCCTTGTCCAGATCGATCCTAAAGAGGTCATCTGGCACATCGTACACTTTTACGAGAAGGCTGATCACCCCTTCCATATCTTGGGACTCGATGACGCCCTTGTATAGTGTCCCCTCATCGGTTATGATATCGAGAGGGAGAGCCACATTCTCCGCTCGCCTCATTATCCTCTTTCTGAGCTGTATTCGATCCTTGAAGCTGGAGGAACAGTAGTGCCTCGAGATGCCCAGGTCGAGCCGCAGCATCTCCATGCCCAGCTCCTCGCTGCCCCTGACCGCGCTTGAAATGTCATCCTTAACCTCGAAGCCCCTCTCCAGGAACGCTTCGCAGTTTGTTTCAGAGAATTCCAACTCATTAAGGTTGATGAAGTCAAGGTCGATCTCATTGGCGTATTCGATAAGCGATCTCAGCCTTCTTCCCTCACCGGGTATTAGAGGGACCTCAAGACCGATATCCATGTCAATGGACCTGCGAACGCCCTCCAGTTCGGTGGTCTCCATTCTATCCCAGAAGGCCAGGGGCGGATGTACCCTTATCTCATCCAAGCCTGCCTCCTCAAGCCTCAGGTATGAATTGATGTCGATGGTTGAGGTGTAGAGATGGATGTGGTGAGAAGTACCGAAGGCATCCTTCAGAAGTCCAACGATCCTGACACTCTTCTCCAGATCCCAAAGTGGATCGCCCCCGGTGATACCGGTCCCCTCGGCATCGATCAGCCTCGCCTCGTCCAGAATGTCATTTTCATCCTCGACAAGAAGCTCGTTTGCGAACATGACGTCCTGCCCCTTCTTCCTCCCGGAAAGCGGGCAGTAGAAACACCCAGTTTGACATCTTCCAGTGATGAGAAGTACCATCTTCGAGCCTCGTCTGCAGAGTTCGCATCCTTTTGGTAGAAGACCCACGAACGCGGAGTCAGCCTCCATGTATTCTATTGACACGACCAAAAGAAAGTATGGGCACTATTTATGATGTCCCCTCTCACGCGGTGGCCTCTTTATAGTGGAAACCCCTTCCCATCTTAGACCCTGAGTGGTCGAAGGGAGGACAGTTCTTGAAGGAAGAATCCAGGTTAATTCTTGCCCTTGATGAGACCAGGAAGGGTAAGGCCCTTGAGGTGGCGGAGGAGGTCTCGGACCTCGTGGCGGCAATCAAGATCAACTGGCCTCTCGTGCTCTCCACCTCTCCAGAGATCATCGATGAGCTTTCACGAATTTCAGATGTCATATGCGATTTCAAGGTGGCTGATATCCCCAACACCAACCGGCTCATAGTGGAGCAGACGGTGGCAAGGGGCGCCAAGGGCATAATCGTTCACGGCTTCACCGGCAGCGATTCCGTTAGAGCTGCTGTTGAAGCGGCGGGTGACGTCGAGGTATTCGTCGTTGTGGAAATGAGTCACCCGGGCGGGAAGGAATTCACCCAGAGCGCTTCGGAGAGGATCGCCAGGATTGCGAAGGAGTCAGGCGCGGCTGGAGTAATCGCCCCTGCCACACGCCCCGAGAGGATCAGGGAGATACGATCGATGATTGGGGATCTGAAGATACTCTCGCCCGGGGTAGGAGCGCAGGGAGGAAGCGCAGCTGACGCCATATCCATGGGTGCGGATTTCGTCATCGTGGGAAGGGTGATATACCAGGCCGACTCCCCCAGATCAGCAGCTGAGAGAATGTACGAGGAGGCGAGGAGGGCCTGGGCAAACCGCCCCGAATGAGGAAGTGTCCAGGCATGCACTCAAGGGGCATTCAGAATCTGGCAATCTATTTATATCGGGTCATTAATCAGATGGCACGATTTCCAGTAGGGAGACTGCACCATGGCTAGGAATAGAGGGGCCGATGAAAGGCCCCCGTCCACAAGGAAACAGCCGATGAAAGCGGGTTTCAAGTCCCGCTTCCAGCGTTCATGGTTCGGCAAGAACTGGCACATTGTTGCCATTCTCGCTACCATCTTGTTCATAGCGTTCTTCGTAAGGACATACTTCGGGTACTCGATCTCCGTGGATAACGGATACCTTGTATCCGGAGGATCTGACTCCTATTATCATGAAAGGGTAATCGATTACGTCATGGAAACGGGCCAGCACCTGGTCCAAGATCCCATGCTCAATTATCCAGCTGGGATGAGGAATGCGAGACCTCCGCTCTATGACTGGTCCGTTGCCGTTACAGGTTCGCTACTGACGGCCTTCGGGATCGATTCATTCGATGCCATGGGCTTCGTTCTGGTAATGTCAACAGCATTCTGGGGCACACTTACGATAATACCCATCTTCCTGATGGGCAGGGCTGCCTTTGGCAACAAGGCCGGAATTGTAGCTGCGCTGCTGTTCGCGATCATGTCAGGTCACATTCAGAGGAGTGTGATGTCAAACGCTGATCACGACGCTATGGTGCTCTTCTTCGCGGTTTGCTCCTTCTACTTCCTGATGCTGGCCCTGATGAATGTCAAAGGTAGCAAGTGGGTCTCCAAATGGGGAGAGATCGGTTCTATCAGGAAAGGGTTCCGCGGTTATCTCAGTCAGAATCAGATATCCCTGCTATACGCAGTCCTATCTGGTACCATGCTGGCAGCAGTGGCCATGATATGGACCGGTTTCGCCTACCTGGTGGTCATCATTCTCGCCTACCTGCTTGTACAGGTCCTGGTCAATCGCTTCAGGGACATAGACTCCATGGGCGTGGTCATCACGGTGGGCTTGATGCTGCTGGTGGGCTTTGCCATCATGGCTCCGGTCTACTACCAGATGAACTACTGGGACACCTGGTTTGACATTCCTTTCTACATGTTCCTTGCAGGGATGATCTTCGGTGGATACTTCGTGATCACCAGGGATTACCCCTGGACACTAACAGTTCCAGTGTTCATGATACTGGGTGGAGGGGCCCTGTTCGTGCTCTCGTTTACCATGCCCAGCCTGTTCGAGGCCTTGATAACGGGGCAGGGGTATTTCGTACAGAGTAAGCTGTACTCTACCATCTCGGAGGCACAACCACCGGACTTCTCCAACCTGGTGCTGTCATTCGGAATTCTCACATTCTGGCTTTCATTTGCCGGCGTGGTCTACGCCGCAATGAAGGTCGCAAAGGATACCAGCCCATACCTCATCTTCATCGTGGTATGGAGCGGCATCTCCATGTTCATGGCCATCTCAGCCGGGAGGTTCATGTTCAACGCGGCTCCGGCCTTCGCCATTACGGCCGGTTGGATATCCGCTATTATCATCGACTGGATCAACTTCCAGGACATTCCCAAGACCCTGTCCGGCGTGACAGGAAATCCCATTCAGGCTCTGAGAAAGGCGGTCAAATTGCGGCATGTGCTTGGAGCGTTGTTCCTTGCGTTCATGATCATTGTTCCCAACGTTTGGTACGCGATGGACGCGGGAATACCATCAAATTCCAAAGAGGAGTACTCGCAGCAGGTCTACGACGTGATGCCCAGTTTCCTCAAACCGGCAGATTACGATACGGTCAACGGGACATCCTGGTACTTCGGAGCGTTCTCCTATAACCTACCACTTCCCACCAGCTACTGGCCAGCGGCTTGGAGTTGGTTCAGTGAACAGGATAGTGAAATCGTTCCAGATGCGGCCAAACCTGCATTCTTGTCATGGTGGGATTACGGTTTCGAATCCGTCAGGGAGGGAGACCATCCGACGGTTGCAGATAACTTCCAGAACGCCTACCAGTTCGCGGGACAGTTCATCACCTGTCAGAACGAGGACTACGCCATCGCCATGCTGATCACCAGGACCCTTGAGAAAACAGGTATATCGAACAATCAGACCATCGTAGCGATGCTGGAGAGATACGATGTCGATGTGGACAAGGTCAACGACATCATGACCAACCCATCAAAATACATCGAAGTGGTGTTGAGCAATCCCGATATCTACGGACCTTACGACAGCGATCTGAGCGCCCAGAATGCCAAGTACTCGGCGATGCAGGTGGAGCTGGCTCTCATTGGTTCTGACGACTTGGTTGACCTATACCACGACCTGAGAGAGGAGACCGGCATCGACGTCGGCTATTTCGCCATTGACGGACGCCTGTTCCCATTCACAGCATTCGGATACAACATCTTCTACGCTCCAGCCTCACTCTCAGACCACAGGATCGATCAGTTCAATCAGCCCTTCGATTTCTACCAGATACTTGCTGTGGATCAGTACGGCGAGACGCACACCTTCGAGAACGTCACCGCTGACATGGTAATCGTGGACTACACCATCGAATACAAAGAGATGTTCTACGAGTCCATGCTTTACCGTACCTTCATGGGCTATGGCCCCTGGGACATTGGGTACGAGAGTCAGGGCATCCCCGGCATCTCGGGTTCCCTCGCCAATCTGCCGCCCATGCAGGGATGGAACCTCTCGCACTTCAGGATGGTTTACCGCACCGCATACTACAACCCGTATCCAGCCGAGCTGGTCTCTGATCACCCAGAGGCATGGCGCGCAGTTTCATTGGAGGAAGCGGTCGAGCTGAAGGAGAAGATCGATGCCGGCGAGATCGACGGCTTGGTCGACATGTCCGCACCCACACTCGCCAGCGGCGTGGTCTTTGTGCAATACTACGAGGGGGCGATGCTCGAGGGCACCGCAACTACAGAATCGGGCAAGCCTTTCGCCAATGCATGGGTGACCGTGCTTGACGACTATGGAGTGCCCCATCAAACGGTCAAGACCGATGAGAACGGTCACTACAGCGCGATCATGCCTTTCGGTAACGTTACAATCGTATACTCGTACGGCGACCTCGATCTAAGGACCCAGGTGGCCGGAGAGCTCCTGACGGTCAACCACAACATCAGCTATTCTCAGGCCATGAGAGATGAGGTCGATTCCGACAATGACGGCGTGTGGGATTACCACGTCAACGGAGACGTGCAGATACCCTCAAGCAGCATAGACGGCACGGTATTCTGGGACATCGACGGCGATGGGGAGTTCGACCCAAGCGTCGATGAGCCAATGACCGATGCCCAAGTAATACTCAATGGGACGTCGATCAAATTCCACGAGGAGCAAGAGGTCGACAACTCTGGTGGGTACCTGTTCTACTCGGTACCGCCCATGACTGCTGACCTCTACGCATATTATGAGGACCGCAAGCTTGGCCTGACCGTCCAGGAGATATTCCCACTGGGTGACCGCACCGTCGATATACCGGTACGGCCCAGTGCGATCAACGGTACCCTTGTCTACGATACGGGAGAGGCTGCCTCCGGTGTCGTCGTGGAGATGGTGGACCTCATCAGTGGAGAGGTGACAAACCGGACGACCTCAGAGGACGGAGAATTCCAGTTCGCCAAGCTGCTTCCAGGTAACTATTCTCTGAGACTTAAGGACCAGACAGTGTCCATCGGAGAGCAGGTGTTCAACCTTGTGAACGGACGCACCGTGGACAGTACATTCACCATACACCATTCCTTGGGAATCTCCGGTAGCGTCAGGCTCGGGGGAACCCTCACCGCGAACGTACTCGTGGGAGCGATCTCTCCCACCACAGAGGTGTGGACCACCTCCGACTCCACTGGAAAGTACTCGATCCTTGTTCCGGAAGGCACCTACACCATCTACTCTATCGCAGTCAAGGCCGGTGTAGAGTATGCATGGATCGGAACGGCCTCAGGTACCGGCAAGGTCACCGTCAATCCCAACCTGGTCCAGGGCAAGGTAATCACCGGGACCGTCTACGAGGGCGGAGTGCCCTCTGTTGATACAGAGATCATATTCGAGGAAAGAACCAGCGGTGCCAGAATCTCCTTGGTCACAAATGCCAGCGGTGGTTTCAGGACGGTGTTGCCCACTGGGACCTACTTCATGTACTCTCACACGGACTCCCACGCCATCTGGCAGGATGTCTATGTCTCTTCTTCGAAGAGATTGGACGTATACCTCGCACAGGCCGTCCATCTCTCAGGGGTTGTATGGACCGACTCCAATGGTAACGACCTCATGGGAGACCAGGAGGGAATGGAGGGGGTCACCGTCACGGCGATCGATCCCGACGGTAGGAAGATAACATCGACCACCGACTCCGACGGGCAGTACCTGGTGACCCTGGTACCCGGGAACACATACCAGGTGAGCTTCTCATTCGATGGTTACTACACGGTCGAGAGGGAGTACAAGCCACTGATGGAATCTGTGGAAGAGAACATCGAGCTTGTCCCAGAGAACAGGACCGTTCAGGGAAGCGCCTTCTTCGATACCACGGCTCTGGATGATATTGAGGTCCGCTTCTATGCGGTCGGTGGAGGGGCGGTGAACGCAACGGCGATTTCCGACGCTCACGGACTGTTCAGCATATCCCTCGCTCCAGGTCAGTACCTTGTAGAGGTTGACCAGAACGTCACCCTAGGGTCCAACGCCACTCGATGGCAGAACTACACCACTCTCACAGTGGTCATCGGAGAGGATCCAGAACCACTTGATTTGGATGTCGTGAAGCGTGTCAGGGTCTACGGCGAGGTCCTACCCGACAGGAATGTGATGACATCCATCACATTCGATGGTCCGGAGACGAAGGAGATCAGCGTCAACTTGACATTCGACATATACCTCATACCGGGAGAGTACGACATTTACGCATCCGCGGAGAGATTCACCACTCGCTACGCTTACCTGGAGAGGATGGCCATCGACCATACATCCTCGCCCATCGTGATAATAACCGACAGGGCCTACGCACTTGATGGAAGCCTGATGTTCGGAGACGGGCCGTTCCTAAGAAAGACGCCAGTTTCCATAACTGATGCGAGTGGAGCAACACTGCGTATCGACACCAATTCCATCGGGATGTTCACCACATACCTGATGCCGGGCGAGTACACAATCGATGTCGATTACAGCACCATAGAACGAATCGGTCTTGAACAGAAATACGTCAGATACACGGGTTACAGGGAGGTCGACCTCCTCTCTGGAACAGAGATCGACATCGAGCTCGACAGGGATTACGACAACTCCACGGTAAGCGGAATGCTCATAGGGACGAATGGCAGCCCAATCGCTGGCTCGCTGACCTTCGCAGCCATATCGGATACCTCGATGAACGCCTCAGCAACGGCGACCATGGCAGGTTTCCACCTAGAGATGGCGCCGGGCGAGTACAGCGTCTACGCCAAACAGTTCGATGGCCCTGGTTCGTACCTGGGCGTGATCGAGATCGAGCCATACGAACCGAATGTGATAACGATCCAGCTTGAGTCCGGTCTGAGGTTCAGTGGAAAGACCATCTACAGCGGAATTCAAGGTCCAGCGAGCATCCAGATCTCTGGCAATGGAACTGTGGACCTGGAAAGCGGACCCGACGGATCGTTTGAGGTATTCCTTCCCAGTGGAAGTTACAGCGTCACCTGCTCCGCCGAAGCCGTTGAGCGTGAGATGGATGTCGAGTACCTGTCCTCCTTCGATCTGGATCTCGTTAGCAGCACCAGCAAGACCATAGAGCTGGAGAAGCAGGTGCTCCTCGGAGTGACGGTCCAATGGAATGAACAGGAGAAGGCCACGATACTGCCCGGTGAGAATGCGGTCTACACCATCACGCTTGTGAACACCGGCAATGTGAAGGACACCTACGAGCTGTCTACACTCTTCACCTCATGGGAAGTTGAGTTCTCCAAGGAAAAGGTCACAGTGGAATTCGGTAGCCAGAACTCGGCCGTGGTCACCGCCACCATATTTGCCCCGGCCGATGCCAAGGTAGACCACGATCAGATTCGGATACTGGCACAGTCCACAACACAATCAAGCAAGTCTGGAAGTGTGAACGTGGATGTGAACATCATAGCGGTAAGGTCCCTGAACCTCACATTCGACAAGGGCTACCCAACGTCGGGTGAGAGCTACTCCTACTCGGTCAAGCTCAGCAACCTGGGGAACATCGAGGACACCTACAACATCACCGTGGCCAACGCTGAGCAGCTGGCTTCCCTGGGGTGGACCTACAGCTTCACCAACAATTCCAAGAGTTGGATGGAGGTCACCGTGGATGCGGGCATGCCGGCCTACTTCGACATGTCGCTCACACCTACAAGGAGCAACCCAGATCCAGATGTTGAGCTTGTCCTGTTCGCCAGGTCTAACTCAGAGGGCACGGTTCAGAAGGCTCTTCCAGTGATTCTGAATCTGCCCCATGTGAGCGTACCCGATCTCTCTGTCACCGGAACATCTGTGCATGACAGCGCACCTGCCATACCCATAGAGACCATTGCCCTGGGCGGCGTAGCCCTCGTGCTGTTCGTGATAATGGCGCTTCTCGGATATCAGAAGGGGGTGTTCAGACGAAGAAAACGCTGATTTCACTGCTGGCAATATCCATGATCCTGATATTGGCCCTGGCACCGCAGGTCCAGGCCGAATACTCTCCTATGTACATTTCCATCGACGGCCCCATCGTCATGGGAAAGGGCGAGACCAAGATGTACAGGGTGGATGTAGCCGGCGGACCTTCTGAGGGGAAAGGCAACTACACCTATACTGCGAGCATACTTGGAACCACGGGAGCGGACGCCCATGTTCTTCCCAGCGATGGCACTTCCAGCGGGACATTCTTCCTGAATGTCACAGCCAAAGGCGAGGTGCCGAGAATAGTGCTGTGGGTGAACGTCACCTCATTCTTTGGAATAGAGGAGGAGAGGATGGTCAAGGAGTATGGGATAGAGGTCATGGACCCCATCGTGATCTCCGCGAACGTGGTGAACAACGGGAACATCTCGGTCAGAGGTGTGCCGTTGACGGTCTTCGCTGACGGGAAGTCCATATATTCCACCACCGTGAGCTTGGATCCCGGTGCCTCCACCACCATTCGGTACAACTGGACAGATCCCTCGGTATCCAGTGGCGAGCATGTCATCAAGCTGATGCTTGACCCTGACCAGGAGTTCATCACCTTCATTGGAGGGGGAACGGTGTACACCTCCACCATATGGGTCGGTGAGCAGGATTGGGGTCTCTGGAACATACTGTTCGTGGTCCTGGCCATATTCCTGGCTTTCATGGCGTACACCTTCTACAGAAGACCGTCAAAACGCCGCAAGAGATGAGAAATCTTTCACAGGCGGATTCTCCGCCCGTTTTGTTCCTTTTTGTTTTTCAATAATACGATTCAAATTGCATATGGATGTAAGCGATTGGTCTAATTGATTAAATAGGAAGTTGTAGATTGACACCTTGATATCATGGCGGACTATCTTATCGAGGTGACCGACGAGAACTTCAAGGAGCTTAAGGCCAAGTATGACAAGATGGTCATCGATTGTTGGGCGGAGTGGT
The sequence above is a segment of the Methanomassiliicoccales archaeon genome. Coding sequences within it:
- a CDS encoding NusA-like transcription termination signal-binding factor, whose protein sequence is MPDITFTAETLRYISLFESVTKTRVKDCLEAEDKLVFVVEPGQANRAVGKAGENVIRLKNTTGKNIQVIEYSDEPEKFIRNVFYSYGVQKVEIESRGNIVHATVTVDPKVKGRAIGKNGRNLKIARDVVNRHHDIQSISVA
- a CDS encoding 50S ribosomal protein L30e; the encoded protein is MIDIGRALKIADSTGTVVFGERETEKAVRSGEAQLVIIASNYKNDFLTSGEHEVKMHRYKGNNMELGALCGKPFSVSALAILDKGSSNILSLG
- a CDS encoding radical SAM protein, which encodes MSIEYMEADSAFVGLLPKGCELCRRGSKMVLLITGRCQTGCFYCPLSGRKKGQDVMFANELLVEDENDILDEARLIDAEGTGITGGDPLWDLEKSVRIVGLLKDAFGTSHHIHLYTSTIDINSYLRLEEAGLDEIRVHPPLAFWDRMETTELEGVRRSIDMDIGLEVPLIPGEGRRLRSLIEYANEIDLDFINLNELEFSETNCEAFLERGFEVKDDISSAVRGSEELGMEMLRLDLGISRHYCSSSFKDRIQLRKRIMRRAENVALPLDIITDEGTLYKGVIESQDMEGVISLLVKVYDVPDDLFRIDLDKGRVEVAPWVLEEIAQELKLPAFLVEEYPTADRLEVEREPLNDSARSRPR
- the pyrF gene encoding orotidine-5'-phosphate decarboxylase; this encodes MKEESRLILALDETRKGKALEVAEEVSDLVAAIKINWPLVLSTSPEIIDELSRISDVICDFKVADIPNTNRLIVEQTVARGAKGIIVHGFTGSDSVRAAVEAAGDVEVFVVVEMSHPGGKEFTQSASERIARIAKESGAAGVIAPATRPERIREIRSMIGDLKILSPGVGAQGGSAADAISMGADFVIVGRVIYQADSPRSAAERMYEEARRAWANRPE